The Vicinamibacteria bacterium genome contains the following window.
TGCGGGACTCGCTCCCTCTGAAAAGCCTCTGGGGACTTTCCTATCTTTCTCCCTCGCAGGTGCTGAAACCCGACGATTCCCCTTATACCCAGTTCTCGGCTTACCGTCGCACGTGGCTGCGCGAAGCGGTCCGACGCTCGACTTCCGTCTGGAAACCGCCGTCCAGGCTTCCGGATATCGGTCGAGTCCCAAGCGATCGCTTGCCCGACGTGCGCGCTCGAGACGACTCGCTGTTTCCTCCCGGAGAACGGGAGGCGAGGCGCCGCCTCTCTCGATTCTCGAAGCGGATCCATTCCTATGCCGAGGTCCGCAATCGCCTCGACCTCGAGGGGACGTCCCGGCTTTCGCCCTACTTTCGGTTCGGGAACCTGTCGGCTCAAAGGGCGGTGAGCGCCGCCTTCGACGCGATCGATGATGCGGCGGGAAAGGGCGAGATGAAGGGCGCGGAGGCCTGGCTCGCAGAGCTCATCTGGCGGGAGTTCTACATTTCGGTTCTGTGGCATTTTCCCGAAGCGCGAAATCGGAGCTTTCGTGGCGAGGGCCGGTTCATGCACTGGCGCGACGACGAGGACGATTACGCCGCCTGGTGCGAGGGCAGGACCGGCTACCCCGCCGTCGACGCTGGCATGCGAGAGCTCTCCCGAACGGGATTCATGCACAACCGGGCCCGCATGATCACCGCATCTTTTCTCACCAAGCATCTCCTCATCGACTGGCGACGGGGGGAACGCTGGTTCATGCAGCACCTCGTCGACGGCGATCCCGCCGCCAACAACGGAGGCTGGCAATGGACGGCGGGAACGGGAACCGACGCCGCCCCGTATTTTCGCGTCTTCAATCCGATTCTCCAGGGTAAGCGGTTCGATCCCGACGGGCGCTACGTGAAGCGCTGGTTGCCGGAGCTTCGCGCTCGCCCCCGAGCTTCCGTACACGAGCCCGATCGACCGATCGTGAGTCACACCGAGGCGCGGGTCCGAGCCCTTCGAGCGTTCCAGGAAGCGAGGAAACGGGCGCGAACGAGTCGACGAGACGAACCCGACAGGAACGACTGACTGCCGGCCGATCAGACGACCAGGCCGTCGACGTCGGAGCCGAAGTAGATCGAATCGGCCCAGAGACGATATATCTGTATCGACATTTCATATATAATCCAGAAATGGCTAAGCGACTCGTCGAAATCGATGATGACCTGCTCGAGCGAGCTCGAAGCGTGGCGGGGACCGACACGATCAAAGCGACGGTAGAGACCGCGCTTCGGCGTCTGGTCGACCAGGACATGATACTTCGGCACATCCGGCGGCTTCGGGGACCGGGGGCCCTCGATGTCGGGAAGGTCGAAGAGGCGCGCCGGCCCAAGACGTTCGTCAACCATGGCTGAGCCCCGTTACCTAGTGGACACCTCAGTGCTCGCTCGCGCTCCTCAGCAAGGCGTTGGCGACCGGCTCGAAGCCCTCGCGCGCGCCGGACAACTTTGGTCGTGTCGGCTCATCGATCTGGAGGTAATCTACGGCACGCGGGCCCGAGACGTTGACGACGTCATCGACGAACGGATGGCTTTACCCGAAGCTTCGATCACACCGACGGTGATGAATCGAGCGATCCAGATGGCAAAGATGCTGGCAGCGGCAGGCCACCACCGCGGGGCCAAGCCGTCGGACTTGATCATCGCCGCGGCTGCCGAGTTTGCCGGGCTCACAGTGCTCCATTATGACGACGACTACGACCGCATCAGCGCGGTCACCCATCAAGCGACGGAATGGGTCGCGCCCCGCGGTAGTCTCGATCGCTGAGGTTCAGAAGCGTCGCTCGAAGCGCCCTTCGCGTCTTCAATCCAGTTGTCGGAACGCTACGTAGAGCGCTGGTTGCCGGAGTTCGAGATCGCTCGCGAGATTCCGTGCACGAGCTCCGTTCGACCGATCGTCCGTCACACCGAGGCGCGTGTCCGAGCCCTTCGAGCCTTCCAGGAAGCGAGGAAACGGGCGCGAACGAGTCGACGACACGAAACTGACAGGGGTGATTTATGGTGACGGACTCCGATCACTCTGTACCGCGTGAGCGACTTGCCCGGTCGCGAGCCGATTCCCAGGATGGAGAACGGCCTAGAACGACTCGCTCACCGGCGGACGCCCTGCCTCTCCGGTCACTTGTGAAAGTGGGAAGAGTTCTCCTATCCTTTCCACCCTGTGACGCTCACCCCTGGAGAAAAGCTCGGGAAGTTCGAGATCCTCGCTGCCATCGGTGCGGGCGGTATGGGCGAAGTCTACAAGGCGCGCGACCTAACTCTCGAGCGAAACGTCGCCCTCAAGCTCCTTCCCCAGCATCTCACCTCCGACAAAGAACGTCTGGCCCGGCTCGAGCGCGAAGCAAGAGCACTCGCATCCATCGAGCATCCGAACATCGCTTCTCTCTACTCGCTCGAGGTGCAGGACGGTACGTCATTCCTCGTCATGGAGCTGGCCTCGGGGGAGACGCTCTCGAAGCGGCTCGCGCGCGGACCCATTCCTTACGAGGAAGCCCTTCCTCTCTTCGTCCAGATATGTGATGCCCTCGAAGCGGCGCACGGCCGCGGAATTCTTCATCGCGACTTGAAGCCGGGAAACGTCCAGATCGACGAAGAGGGGCGGGTGAAGGTTCTCGATTTCGGGCTGGCGAAATCTCTCGACGAGCCGGTCGAAACGCCCGAGCTCACCGAATCGCCGACGCGAACGAAGGCGACCGAGGCCGGTATGATCCTGGGAACGGCTTCCTACATGAGCCCCGAGCAGGCCCGAGGGAAGGCGCTCGACAGGCGCTCGGACGTCTGGTCGTTCGGCTGCGTCGCCTACGAAATGCTCACCGGAAGAAGAGCTTTCGATGGAGATACCGTCACCGACATCCTGGCGGCGATCGTGAAGAGCGATCCCGATTGGGGCGCTCTTCCGGACGGAGTTCCGTGGCACGTGCGCCGTCTGCTGAAGCGATCTCTCGCGAAGAAACGCGAGGAGCGGCTCCGCGATATCGGTGATGCGCTTCTCGAGCTCACGGACCCTCCGAACGTCGCCGAGGTCAGCGAGAGTCGGCGTCCTCGAGCGAGGGTCGGACAGCTCCTCGCGGCCGCCGCCCTCGGAGCGCTCATCGCGAGCGGTCTCTGGTCGGCACGGGGAGGCGACGTCCGCACGGCGCGCCCGACGGTGCGTCTATCGATGACGTTTCCGAGCGACTCCCCCTCCACCACCTTTGGCCTGTTCGACGTATCTCCGGACGGACGGACGCTCATTTACACGAGCTCCGGTCGTGTCTACCTCCGGCGATTCGACGAGGTCGAAGGGCGACCTCTGGAAGGGGCGACGTCCGCGGAGCGCGCGTTCTTCTCTCCCGACGGGCGCTGGGTGGGTTACTCCGCCTCGGGCCATCTCTACAAGGTCCCCGTCGACGGAGGGGGCTCGACCCAGCTGGCGGACCGGGCGTTCGCCACGGCGATACATTGGGCGAACGACGGATTCGTGTATTTCGCGGAAACCTATTCCTCTCCGATCGTGCGCGTTCCGGAGAACGGGGGCGACCCCGAGCCGGTCACACGGCTCGAGGAGGGCGATCTGGGACACTGGTCTCCCTGGCTTCTACCCAGCGGTGAAGCTCTGCTCTACACCGTGTACGCGCAAGGAAGTCTCGACACCTGGGAGGTACGCTTGCAGGACCTCCGTTCTGGAGCGACACGCCAGCTGCTCCAAGGGGGATACACCGCACGCTTCATCCCCGACGGCTACCTTCTCTTCGGTCGCTCGGGAGACTTGTTGGCGGTCCGATTCGATCCGTCGAAGCTCGAGCTCCAGGGCGAGCCCTTCCTCGTGCAAAGCGACGTCCTCACCTCACCGGTCAACGGGTCCATTTTGATGGCGGTCACGAACGACGGAACGTTCCTCTACGGCGAGCAGAGTACGGACAATCGCGTCGTATGGGTCGCCGGAACCGGCGAGGAACGGCCAGCCTCCACGGAGCGGCGGAATTTCGAGCTGCCCCGCTCCTCCCCCGACGGAAAGACACTGGCCGTTGTCGTCAGGGAGGGGATCGACCGCAGCATCTGGCTCCTCGATCTCGTCCGTGGCTCGCTGAGCCGGCTCACCTTCGGCTACGACGACATCGATCCGGTCTGGTCCCCCGATGGCGAGTGGGTGTACTTCACTTCGGCGGCGAATGGTCCGTACGAGCTCTTTCGCGTGAGAAGCGACGGAAGCGGCGAACCAGAGCTCATCCTCGGAGGTCCGGTCGACAAGCACGCGACCTCGATCTCGCCGGACGGCCGCGAGCTCGCCTACACGGAGCAAGGTCCGGGTGACAGCATCCACATTCTCTCGCTCGAGACCCGGGAGAGCCGCCGACTGGGCTCCGGCATGTTCCGGGAGTTGTCGCCCTCGTACTCTCCGGACGGCGCGTGGATCGCCTACCAGTCCCTGGAATCGGGACGCTGGGAAATCTACGCACGGCGGTCCGACGGGAGCGGGGCGCGAATCTCCGTCTCGGTCAACGGCGGATCGCATCCGGTCTGGTCGAGGAACGGAGGCGAGATTTTCTTCATCAACGACAATCGCATGTTCGCGGTCGAGGTGCCCGAGGGACCTTCCTCGGGCCTCGGTCAGCCGCGGGCGCTGTTCTCAGTCGATGCATACGTCGGCGGGTATCAGGTCCCGGGATACGACGCGGGACCGAACGGAGAGCTCGCCCTGGTCTGGACGCGCGGAGGCTCGCGGCTCACGGAGCTCAAGATCGTGCTCAACTGGACCGACGAGGTGCGCCGCCTCGACCCGGCTAACTGAGAGCGGGATGAGCAGAGAGCGAGCTTAAACGTCGTTCGTTCAGACGATCGATCCGCCGGGTTCCGGTCCTTCTCGAGCGCCTTCATCGTAATCCAGTCGAGATCCCTCGCAGCTCCCTCTCGAGAGTCGGAACCTCCACCCGTCACGTTCGGTAGGGAACGCCGGGAAGAACGCAGAGCATCTCGAAGAGCAGGTTGGCGGCAACGAGGGCCGTATTTCCCGACGTGTCGTAGGGCGGTGAGACTTCGACCAGTTCCCCGCCGACGATCTCGAGGCCGCAGCAGCCGCGCAATATCTCCTGGCCCTGCGCGGTCGTGAGGCCTCCGATCTCGGGGGTGCCGGTGCCCGGGGCGAAGGCGGGGTCGAGACCGTCGATGTCGAAGCTGACGTACGCGGGACCTTTGCCGATTTGCTCGCGCACCTCGGCCATCAGTGGAGTCAGCGATCGATACCAGCACTCCTCGGCCGGAACGACGCGGAAGCCCTGGGCCCTCGGCCAGTCGAAGTCCTCGGCGGTGTAGCCGGTTCCTCGAAGCCCTATCTGGACCACTCGGGCTCCATCGATCAGTTTTTCTTCCACGAGCCGTCGGAATGGCGTCCCGTGTGCGATCTTCTCGCCGAACATCGTATCGTTGACGTCGGCGTGAGCGTCCACGTGCACGACTCCGAGAGGACCGTGCTTCTTCGCGAGCGCGCGCAAGATCGGAAGCACGATGGTGTGATCGCCGCCGAGCGTGAGCGGCCTGCACCCGGCGGCGGCGATTTCGTCGTAGGCCGCCTCGATGAGAGCCATGCTCTTTTCTACATTGAAAGTGTTGATGGCAACGTCACCCACATCGGCGATCTGGAGGGCGTCGAACGGGGCGGCTCGCGTCGCCATGTTGTAGGGGCGAATCAGGCAGGACTCCGCGCGGATCTGGCGCGGTCCGAATCGCGCGCCGCTTCGATTCGACGTTCCGATGTCGAAGGGAACTCCCACGAAGCAGGCATCGAGGCCTTCGGCCGACGACGCGCTCGGCAGGCGCAACATCGTCGCCGGCCCGCCGAAGCGCGGCATCTCGTTCCCGCCGAGGGGCTGGTTGAGCTTCTTGGACATTCCCGAAAGACTCGCTCGGATTCTACTCGAAGTCCCGCGACCTATCCGCACTTTGGCTTGAGAAATGGGCGCGGAAGCAACGACGCAATCAACGTTAGAGCTTCTCCGAGCGACATCTCGGGATGAGCTCCGCGAGGTCACGTCTTCGGGCCGATGCGTTCTTTGGACACTCGAATCCTTCCCCCTTTATTCCGAAATGCGAGCCCCGGCCAGTAACTCACGGCGACAAGAGTTACGAAGCTCGTCCCCAGGCCGACGAGAATGGATGGTGTCGAGCCCGCACCCCAGGTCGCCATGGCCAGGGAAGAAGCGACGGCGCTCAGGCCCATCGAGGCGAGCGTCCCCGACGCCGTCGCCCGATTCCAGACCATGCCGGCAACGATGGGAAAGAAGAGCGAGCCCGAGAGAAGCGTGTAAGCGATGTCGAGGGCGACAATGACGTCCTGGATCCAGAGGGCGATGGTGATGAGGATGATTCCGAGCACGCCCGTCACGAGCCGGGTCTTGCGCAAAAACACCTCGTCGGAAACGTCCTTCACCAGGAAGCGCCGGTAGACGTCGTGCGCGATGAGAGTCGAGGACGCCAGAAGCGTTCCACTGGCCGTCGACATCAAAGCCGACAGCGTTCCCGCGAGAACGATGCCGGTCACTCCCGGAGGCAGCAGGTCGACGACGACGGTGGCGAAGGCCATCTGAGAGTCTTGGAGCTCCGGGAACGCGACCGCAGCGATCATTCCGATCACCGAGGTCGCGACGGCATAGGCCGCACAGTAGGCGCCGGCGACGATGGTGCCGCGCCGGGCGACGGTCGGGTCCCTCGCGGTGAAGACCCTTTGCCAGATGTCTTGACCGATGGCGAGCCCGAGACAGAACAGGAGGAAGAAAGAGAGAATCTCACCGTAGCCGATGGCGTCGAGCCGGAAAAACGTGTGCGGAAGCTCTCGCGTGAGCGCTCCCCAGCCCCCCACTCTCGCGAGCCCCATGGGAACGGCGAGAAAGAAAATTCCCACCGTCATCAGGACCCACTGCACGGAGTCGGTCATCGAGACCGACCACATACCACCGAGAAATGTGTAAAACAGAACGACGGCTCCTCCCAGAAGCATCCCGGCCCAAAAGCTCCAGCCGAGAAAGGCGGTCAGGAGAGTGCCGATGGCAATCACCTGGACGACGGCAATGAGCGCCGCATAGATCGCCATGATGACCGCACTCACGAGACGCGCCTTCGCGTCGTATCGGAGCTCGAGCATCTCGCTGATGCTGAGAACCCGGAGCTTCGAGACGCGATTCGTCAGGAAGAGCCCGAGCGCCATGACGCCCGCGCCCATCATGAACACCATCCACATTCCCGAGAGCCCGTGCTCGAAGCCGAGCCTCGTCCCACCAACGGTAGAAGCGCCTCCGAGGACCACGGCCGATAAGCACGCCACGTACATTCCGTAGCCGAGGCTTCGGCCCGCCACCAGATAGCCGCTCGAGCTCTGGCTCCGCTTCCAGCCCCGCACGCCCAGATAGAGCATGAGCGCCAGGTAGGCGACGAGGACAGCGACGTCGAGAGGGGCGAGCCGGGTGGGCACGACCGATGCATTCGACCCGAGGTCAGGACGGGAGTCAAGAGCTCACGAGGCCCATTCAGGCCGCGAGCTACTTGTCATTGGTTCGGGTGGACTCCCCAGTGCCGCTTCGTCTCGTTCAAGTGTCGGTGCGCCGCAGCCAGGAAGCAGTCGTCCCTGGGCGCGGCGCTTCTGCTGGCGACGAACGTCATCTGCGTCAATTTGAGCGCCGTCGTCACCTTTCTGATCCAGGGGCTTCGCCCTCGGAAGTGGTGGGAGGAGGAGAAGGCGGACCGTGCCACCCGAATCGCCTTACTCCTTTGGGGGATCTTTCGCCATCCTTGTCGCCCTGATCGCCGTGGGGTTCGGCAACGTGGCGCGATGATCGCGCCTTCATTCGTGACGCAGCGTGATAGCCGGATCCACGCGAGCCGCCCGGCGCGCCGGAAGGTAAGCGGCCAGAAGTGCGCTGATAGCCAAGAACAACGTGGCACCGGCGAAGCTCACGGGGTCGAGCGGACTGACGCCATAGAGCAAGCTCGCCAGTAGCCGCGTGGTGGCGAACGCGGCGATGACACCCAGTCCAATCCCGAGGGCGCTGATTGCGGCGCCACGCTTCCAGATTGCTCCCACCGCTTCACGAGGCGTCGAGCCGAGCGCGAGTCGAATGCCAATCTCCGGTGCGCGAGCGCCGGTCACCGTCGCCATGACGCCGTAGATTCCCACCGCGGCGAGGAGGAGCCCCGTGCCCGCGAAGAGTCCCAGCATCAGCGCTTGAAAGCGAGGTCTCGCGACCTCGCGGTCCAGGATGGCGTCCAGAGAGACGATGCTCTCCACGGGAATATCGGGGTCGATCTCCCGCACGGCGGCGCGAAGCGCCGGTGCCAGAGTCTCGGCGTCGTAAACCGAGCGCACGACCAGAGCCCGGCCTCCGTAGTACCCTCCCCGCGGCCCGTCGTTGAACGTTTGACCCACGGGAAAGTAGACATCGAGCCAGGATTTTCGAAGCTCCCGGTAGCGCACGTCGGCGGCGACGCCGACGACTGTGGTGTACGCCATGGTCGTGCCGTTTCCGAGCCTCTTTCCAACCGGATCCTCGCCAGGCCAATGGTGGGCGGCAAAGCTCTCGGTCACGATCGCCACCCGGGGCTCGTTGGCGCGATCACCTCGATGGAACGGGCGTCCGCGCAGGAGCGTCATGCCCAGGGTCTCGAAGTAGCTCTCCGGCACCCATTCGATGCTGACCATCGGGTTGCGTTCCCGCTCGTCCTCTGTCTGCCCCTCGACCGAAATCGGTCCGGTGACCCCGGCATCGGCGCTCCCGGGAGGATGCTGCACCGCGGTCACGTCGCTGACTCCGGGAATCGCTCGAGCTCTCTCGGTCAGGCGATCCATCAGCTCGATCCGCGATGCGAAGGATCCGAACATCGGGTACTTGCCGTCGGGAATCTGGAGCGCCGCAAACGTCAGGTTCGTCGGCTCGAAACCGCGCTCGATCCGCGTCTGGGCGAAAAACGCCTGCCCGAGCAGGCCCGCCCCGACGACGAGCACGAAAGCGAGCGAGAGCTCGAGCACGACGAGAACGCTCATCGTGCGCCAATCGGCGAAGA
Protein-coding sequences here:
- a CDS encoding type II toxin-antitoxin system VapB family antitoxin; its protein translation is MAKRLVEIDDDLLERARSVAGTDTIKATVETALRRLVDQDMILRHIRRLRGPGALDVGKVEEARRPKTFVNHG
- a CDS encoding protein kinase, whose translation is MTLTPGEKLGKFEILAAIGAGGMGEVYKARDLTLERNVALKLLPQHLTSDKERLARLEREARALASIEHPNIASLYSLEVQDGTSFLVMELASGETLSKRLARGPIPYEEALPLFVQICDALEAAHGRGILHRDLKPGNVQIDEEGRVKVLDFGLAKSLDEPVETPELTESPTRTKATEAGMILGTASYMSPEQARGKALDRRSDVWSFGCVAYEMLTGRRAFDGDTVTDILAAIVKSDPDWGALPDGVPWHVRRLLKRSLAKKREERLRDIGDALLELTDPPNVAEVSESRRPRARVGQLLAAAALGALIASGLWSARGGDVRTARPTVRLSMTFPSDSPSTTFGLFDVSPDGRTLIYTSSGRVYLRRFDEVEGRPLEGATSAERAFFSPDGRWVGYSASGHLYKVPVDGGGSTQLADRAFATAIHWANDGFVYFAETYSSPIVRVPENGGDPEPVTRLEEGDLGHWSPWLLPSGEALLYTVYAQGSLDTWEVRLQDLRSGATRQLLQGGYTARFIPDGYLLFGRSGDLLAVRFDPSKLELQGEPFLVQSDVLTSPVNGSILMAVTNDGTFLYGEQSTDNRVVWVAGTGEERPASTERRNFELPRSSPDGKTLAVVVREGIDRSIWLLDLVRGSLSRLTFGYDDIDPVWSPDGEWVYFTSAANGPYELFRVRSDGSGEPELILGGPVDKHATSISPDGRELAYTEQGPGDSIHILSLETRESRRLGSGMFRELSPSYSPDGAWIAYQSLESGRWEIYARRSDGSGARISVSVNGGSHPVWSRNGGEIFFINDNRMFAVEVPEGPSSGLGQPRALFSVDAYVGGYQVPGYDAGPNGELALVWTRGGSRLTELKIVLNWTDEVRRLDPAN
- a CDS encoding PIN domain-containing protein, encoding MAEPRYLVDTSVLARAPQQGVGDRLEALARAGQLWSCRLIDLEVIYGTRARDVDDVIDERMALPEASITPTVMNRAIQMAKMLAAAGHHRGAKPSDLIIAAAAEFAGLTVLHYDDDYDRISAVTHQATEWVAPRGSLDR
- a CDS encoding sodium:solute symporter, encoding MPTRLAPLDVAVLVAYLALMLYLGVRGWKRSQSSSGYLVAGRSLGYGMYVACLSAVVLGGASTVGGTRLGFEHGLSGMWMVFMMGAGVMALGLFLTNRVSKLRVLSISEMLELRYDAKARLVSAVIMAIYAALIAVVQVIAIGTLLTAFLGWSFWAGMLLGGAVVLFYTFLGGMWSVSMTDSVQWVLMTVGIFFLAVPMGLARVGGWGALTRELPHTFFRLDAIGYGEILSFFLLFCLGLAIGQDIWQRVFTARDPTVARRGTIVAGAYCAAYAVATSVIGMIAAVAFPELQDSQMAFATVVVDLLPPGVTGIVLAGTLSALMSTASGTLLASSTLIAHDVYRRFLVKDVSDEVFLRKTRLVTGVLGIILITIALWIQDVIVALDIAYTLLSGSLFFPIVAGMVWNRATASGTLASMGLSAVASSLAMATWGAGSTPSILVGLGTSFVTLVAVSYWPGLAFRNKGGRIRVSKERIGPKT
- the speB gene encoding agmatinase encodes the protein MSKKLNQPLGGNEMPRFGGPATMLRLPSASSAEGLDACFVGVPFDIGTSNRSGARFGPRQIRAESCLIRPYNMATRAAPFDALQIADVGDVAINTFNVEKSMALIEAAYDEIAAAGCRPLTLGGDHTIVLPILRALAKKHGPLGVVHVDAHADVNDTMFGEKIAHGTPFRRLVEEKLIDGARVVQIGLRGTGYTAEDFDWPRAQGFRVVPAEECWYRSLTPLMAEVREQIGKGPAYVSFDIDGLDPAFAPGTGTPEIGGLTTAQGQEILRGCCGLEIVGGELVEVSPPYDTSGNTALVAANLLFEMLCVLPGVPYRT
- a CDS encoding deoxyribodipyrimidine photo-lyase; translation: MNTAIWWIRRDIRLENNVALAAALDHAERVVPVFVIDPELLASPYVSQQRFAFLLGGLRELDESLRKRGSRLVVRRGPPLRELSRIVRETGAESIYCEQDVSPYSRKRDRKLRDSLPLKSLWGLSYLSPSQVLKPDDSPYTQFSAYRRTWLREAVRRSTSVWKPPSRLPDIGRVPSDRLPDVRARDDSLFPPGEREARRRLSRFSKRIHSYAEVRNRLDLEGTSRLSPYFRFGNLSAQRAVSAAFDAIDDAAGKGEMKGAEAWLAELIWREFYISVLWHFPEARNRSFRGEGRFMHWRDDEDDYAAWCEGRTGYPAVDAGMRELSRTGFMHNRARMITASFLTKHLLIDWRRGERWFMQHLVDGDPAANNGGWQWTAGTGTDAAPYFRVFNPILQGKRFDPDGRYVKRWLPELRARPRASVHEPDRPIVSHTEARVRALRAFQEARKRARTSRRDEPDRND
- a CDS encoding ABC transporter permease, giving the protein MTALVHTLRTFQKRPLFTAAVVAILGLGIGATTAVFSVVNGLLLSPLPYPEEDRLVRISKNDLQRGWSHYPVLYEELEAWREASESFEGMAALWYTGPSDKAVTIDGAHRSVSVLPVTADYFDVLGVSALVGRTFVPADEDGGDAPPVVLSYRTWQSLLASDPGVVETILPIPGDGAGYRVVGVLPPGVDYPASAEIYQVPRWSKDQYFEADVLARLAPGVLVEEARAELRTIRARLTAEDPQKFGDMDVVITPLLETIVGDVRVALWLLFGAVGVVLLIAAANVATLLFVRGAERDRELAIRVAMGAGRARLTRQLFVETLVLAAVGGAAGLVLARWGLSALLLLLPDTLPRAERIALDGSVLAFAVIMTLLAAISSGLAPAWKASSQDALSTLRRGRGVFADWRTMSVLVVLELSLAFVLVVGAGLLGQAFFAQTRIERGFEPTNLTFAALQIPDGKYPMFGSFASRIELMDRLTERARAIPGVSDVTAVQHPPGSADAGVTGPISVEGQTEDERERNPMVSIEWVPESYFETLGMTLLRGRPFHRGDRANEPRVAIVTESFAAHHWPGEDPVGKRLGNGTTMAYTTVVGVAADVRYRELRKSWLDVYFPVGQTFNDGPRGGYYGGRALVVRSVYDAETLAPALRAAVREIDPDIPVESIVSLDAILDREVARPRFQALMLGLFAGTGLLLAAVGIYGVMATVTGARAPEIGIRLALGSTPREAVGAIWKRGAAISALGIGLGVIAAFATTRLLASLLYGVSPLDPVSFAGATLFLAISALLAAYLPARRAARVDPAITLRHE